A window of Mangifera indica cultivar Alphonso chromosome 11, CATAS_Mindica_2.1, whole genome shotgun sequence contains these coding sequences:
- the LOC123229279 gene encoding heavy metal-associated isoprenylated plant protein 2-like, with protein sequence MSKKTVVSVELVCSKCRQRVMKLIAKLEGITSVVIDPSKKTVTVIGEADPAKIIKQVRKFRKTATIVSVGPPKEDKKDEKKDEKKDEKKDVITCSTKPCQRCDVWYVVWDDAYSHCPIL encoded by the exons ATGTCGAAG AAAACTGTAGTGTCAGTGGAACTAGTCTGCTCAAAGTGCAGGCAACGGGTGATGAAGTTGATTGCCAAACTAGAAGGGATAACTTCCGTTGTCATTGACCCATCAAAGAAAACGGTAACTGTCATCGGTGAAGCTGATCCTGCGAAGATCATCAAGCAGGTTAGAAAATTCAGGAAAACTGCAACAATCGTAAGTGTAGGGCCTCCCAAGGAGGATAAGAAGGATGAGAAGAAGGATGAGAAGAAAGATGAGAAGAAAGATGTCATTACTTGCTCTACGAAACCATGTCAACGTTGCGATGTTTGGTACGTGGTCTGGGACGATGCTTATAGTCATTGTCCCATTCTGTAA